In Hermetia illucens chromosome 1, iHerIll2.2.curated.20191125, whole genome shotgun sequence, one genomic interval encodes:
- the LOC119646275 gene encoding LDLR chaperone boca, whose product MNKVPVFIVVFFTLCVISTCKKSDPKNKPKWAQKDIRDFTDADMERLLDQWEEDEEPLEEDELPEHLRPQPKIDLSNINTKNPEDLLKLSKKGRTLMTFVSVGGDPTREEAETITKLWQTGLWNNHIQAERYMVDDNRAIFMFKDGSQAWEAKDFLVEQKRCESVTIENKVYKGKYPEEDSDEKDEL is encoded by the exons ATGAACAAAGTCCCGGTGTTTATTGTGGTATTTTTCACCCTTTGTGTAATATCGACCTGCAAAAAGTCGGATCCGAAAAACAAACCGAAATGGGCTCAAAAAGACATAAGGGATTTCACAGACGCCGACATGGAACGTCTTTTAGATCAGTGGGAG GAAGACGAAGAGCCTCTAGAGGAAGATGAACTACCGGAACACTTACGTCCGCAACCAAAAATCGATCTTTCCAATATAAACACGAAAAATCCAGAGGATCTATTGAAACTTAGCAAAAAAGGCCGCACTCTTATGACTTTCGTGAGCGTTGGCGGCGATCCAACTCGCGAGGAAGCCGAGACGATTACTAAACTGTGGCAAACGGGACTTTGGAACAACCACATACAGGCGGAACGTTATATGGTAGATGACAACAGAGCGATTTTCATGTTCAAAGATGGATCACAAGCCTGGGAGGCCAAAGACTTCTTGGTGGAGCAAAAACGATGCGAAAGTGTTACTATCGAGAACAAAGTGTATAAAGGGAAGTACCCGGAGGAGGACTCTGACGAGAAAGACGAACTTTGA
- the LOC119646274 gene encoding ribulose-phosphate 3-epimerase, which yields MSLKAKIGPSILNADLCALYEESQKLLDNGADYLHLDVMDGHFVPNLTFGHPVVKCLRNKIKNAFFETHMMVSKPEQWIENMADAGVDQYTFHIEPVVNSVPDICRKVREAGMKVGLALKPGTEVDVVKDYISMADMILIMTVEPGFGGQKFMSDMMPKVKWLRENYPNLDIEVDGGVGLNTIDECAKAGANMIVSGTAVIQSPDQKEVIGKLKKSVECALHKH from the exons ATGTCACTGAAAGCGAAAATCGGACCGTCAATCCTGAATGCTGACCTGTGTGCCCTTTATGAGGAATCGCAAAAGTTGCTGGACAATGGAGCCGACTACTTACATTTGGACGTTATGGATGGCCACTTTGTCCCCAATTTAACCTTTGGGCATCCTGTCGTTAAGTGCTTACGGAACAAAATTAAG AATGCATTTTTCGAAACACATATGATGGTATCGAAGCCTGAACAGTGGATTGAAAACATGGCAGACGCTGGCGTTGATCAGTATACATTCCACATAGAACCAGTAGTGAATAGTGTTCCAGATATATGTCGAAAAGTGAGAGAGGCTGGAATGAAAGTCGGTTTGGCGCTTAAACCGGGCACTGAG GTAGACGTCGTAAAAGATTATATTTCAATGGCTGACATGATATTAATCATGACCGTTGAACCAGGGTTTGGAGGTCAGAAGTTTATGTCTGATATGATGCCTAAAGTCAAATGGTTGCGTGAGAACTATCCTAATTTGGATATTGAAGTTGATGGCGGCGTAGGTTTGAATACGATTGATGAATGTGCTAAG GCTGGAGCCAACATGATCGTCTCAGGAACCGCAGTAATTCAATCTCCTGATCAAAAAGAAGTTATAGGCAAACTGAAAAAGTCGGTTGAATGTGCACTGCATAAGCActaa